Proteins co-encoded in one Arachis hypogaea cultivar Tifrunner chromosome 11, arahy.Tifrunner.gnm2.J5K5, whole genome shotgun sequence genomic window:
- the LOC112722339 gene encoding uncharacterized protein — translation MSKLFHTVYLLIIFSACLTPLNNANSCRSYCGNISIDYPFALQHGCGHPGFRDLLFCINDVLMLHISSGSYKVLNIDYAYQALTLHEPHISTCDTIVLGNKGNGFALEPWRAPYMNPAPDNVFMLIGCSPRSPLFQGFPGKHLPCRNVSGMSCEEYYGCPAWDGLGHNKWAREEFFGSGPPECCAVPYETIKGINLTKLECEGYSSAYSVAPLRVDGPSEWSYGIRVRYSLQGNDEFCGACEATGGTCGYGEDAIRQVCMCGKVNSSSNCDSVGLSSGTRPMAMKVSAVAGLLTYMLLWITINQI, via the exons ATGTCCAAATTGTTCCATACCGTCTATCTACTTATTATCTTCTCAGCGTGTTTGACCCCTCTGAATAACGCAAACTCGTGCCGTTCATACTGCGGAAACATAAGCATAGACTACCCGTTCGCTCTCCAACACGGTTGCGGCCACCCGGGTTTCCGGGACCTTCTCTTCTGCATCAACGACGTTCTCATGCTCCATATATCATCCGGCTCCTACAAGGTCCTCAACATCGACTACGCTTACCAGGCTCTCACTCTTCACGAGCCACACATCTCAACCTGTGACACCATTGTCCTTGGCAACAAGGGAAATGGCTTCGCCCTCGAACCATGGCGCGCACCTTACATGAACCCTGCACCAGACAACGTCTTCATGCTCATTG GTTGTTCTCCCCGATCACCATTGTTCCAAGGTTTCCCGGGAAAGCACTTGCCATGCCGAAACGTTTCAGGGATGAGCTGCGAAGAGTATTACGGGTGCCCGGCGTGGGATGGTTTGGGCCACAATAAGTGGGCCCGAGAGGAGTTCTTTGGGTCAGGTCCACCGGAGTGCTGTGCGGTGCCGTACGAGACAATCAAGGGGATCAATTTGACAAAGCTGGAGTGTGAAGGGTACAGCAGTGCTTATAGTGTGGCACCATTGAGGGTTGATGGGCCTAGCGAGTGGTCCTATGGGATCAGAGTGAGGTATTCGCTGCAAGGGAATGATGAGTTCTGTGGGGCCTGTGAGGCTACGGGTGGGACCTGTGGCTACGGTGAGGATGCGATTAGGCAGGTTTGTATGTGTGGGAAAGTTAATTCATCCTCCAATTGCGATTCAG ttGGCTTGTCATCGGGAACAAGGCCTATGGCGATGAAAGTGTCAGCAG TGGCAGGATTGTTGACGTACATGCTACTATGGATAACAATAAACCAGATTTAA